ATTATAGGAGTTATTCTGAACTGCAGAAAGTCCAGTTTGAGCCGTAGTCATTGTTAAGGGGTTTCCAGTTGCTTCAAGAGAGAAgtctgaattattttattttatgatatcgTCTGGGCACTTCTTAAGAGCCCGAATTTTATTCAGACATAAAAGCAGACCAAACGTATCATAAACCATATTATGTGGAAAATATTGTTAAGTTAACGACTATTTAGCTTACTATTAGACTGGAAGTGCTCTAATCCTAATTATTgagattttgttttcatataacAAAATTCCAGAGatgcaattttggaaaaaaatgcGTATAATTGAAGAAAGGcgttaaaataaggtttttgtAAGCCTGATATGGGAACAAACCTCTATTGTTACTAACTAGTATAAACACAAGATTTTTAGTAAGCAATCTTagattttcatgtttttattacttttttctgTGTATGATTTCGGTATAATTTGAATCTCTAGTCTGAAAAAGAATTGGAGTAACCAAATTGTTTTGACGCTTGCTATATTTTGACTCCTCTTCCttgttaactttttatataGTTTCTCTACTAACGGAATTTTCCTGTGTCAGGATGATCAATTCATTGACATGATGTTCCAGGCATTACTGAAGGTGAGTCCTTCATGAGTAGTCAAACTCTTGAAGGTTGGATGGAAGTGCATATAAAATTAGTTCTGTATATAGTTACACACCCACACGTCTAACAGGAGGTGTAACTTAGTATATAGAGACATCCGTCCCTCTTTAGCTTTAGCCACAACTTTGCATGATACTTCGGTAATGGCCAATTCCACAATATACTAACAAATCATACGGTGCATTAATACACCATATTATCTTCACCACTGAGTTTATGTGTGTATACGTGGACAAgttattagagaaaaataatggTTGAATATAGCATGATTTTAATTGCTATGTTGATCTAAAGATTGTTCCACGTttacacaaaattaattaatggtgAAAGTAATGTGCATTCTTACACTGTAACTCTGTAGTGTATTGTAGAAATAGCCGTATGTTTCTGCACAATGATAAGTGTTCCATGTCAGTATCGCCTTATTACCCTTTGTTGTATGTACTGTGTTTTTAAATTCACTCATGGTTCTGTCGGACAAGTCCTCTCTCTATGGACTAATCAAGATATATGTACAATCCCATGTTTAGCATGCTgttagatataaataaataaaaatttatgtcaATTTAGTAGtccttaaataaataaaatatatatgtcgtatttttatatataatttcatttttttagcttttaatATGTCTAATAAGAAGTCATATATAAAGATAcgattttcttaatttcatttttttatgcataAGTCGTGTATGAAGAAGATATGACTcgtgatatttattttattaattgagaGGTAACTGTTTTCGAAAACGTGTTTACTtagtatcttttttttttcaacgaCTTTCCTAATTTCAACGTGACACAATAATTATgttcataaaaggaaaaagaaaaaacctcattattaacaataattacACCCATTTTTTGTGCCCTGTAAAGAATTCCAAGATAAAGTCTCTTCTTCCTTTGTGTTATGGTAATTGCTTTTCTTTCACCGTTAATTTTTTGGTTGAACAATTGAATATAATTTCACCTCATCAATTCTTAAAtgtcattttgtttttaaatagaaaCATAAGACAAGTTTACATTTCCAACTAACCCTGACCAACATTACACAAAACACAAAGAAGTAATGGAAATGTAACAGAAGAGAATTACATCACTCTGATCTTGAACTTAGGGCAATTCTAAAATTGgttcaaaacattttcaaatgtCTTATCTCTTCCCAACACTAAGAAATTTTCACAATggtatataaaaatacaatctCCTAACTTTTAGTCCCACAAGCATGAGAGGAAATACACCATAATTGTAATCCTGAAATGTTATTCATTGTGAGATCTTGATTTACCTTGCACAATAAGGATGAATCATAGTGAGACATTACTTCAGCATAGTAACCCAAGAAGAATGATTTCAAAGGAtaatcatatttacttttagcAAAACATTTTGTCAGACATATCATAAGATGTTTGACGTAACTTAGACaacttatttgaaatttataaaatcatataaaacgaaattagtttgtaatattttttttaacatttaaaaatttaaaatttataaatcagTCCCTGTCTAATAGTTTGTATTAGATAAATACTTCATTCAGTTATTCATCCAcataattcaattattaatcattaaattttattattatcaaataatttccTGCTACTTTTGTGGATGATTTTTCATGAAGAATATCTGAATTTGAGTCTTCATACATGATAGTATTAAATATTCCatttgtcaaatattttattagtgtaAAATATTCCTGGAATTAATCACTAATCCAATTTAATAGAATATATCTTCTTAATCACATTTTTGTAATCTATAAACCTCAAAACTCTATTTTATCCAAACTAACTTGTTGgtatagagttaaatatttgAGACTGAATCTTTAGTTGGAGCAATTATCCtcctataataaaaatatcgaAAATATTGAACGAGGCTAATGCTGGTAGAGCTAGGAGATGGGCCTGAAGCAGCCCAAGCCCAAGATTGATTTGGGCTTCTGATGTGTGTTGAGCCCGTTTACTCTGCGAATGTGCCATGCATCATAAACTCTTCGTTTCCCTTATTCTCTGTCTGCAACATCGAATTGAATTCCATGGCGGCTGTGAGAAAAATAATTCAggccaataaaaataaaaatttgtcgccatctcttttttcttttcgcCGAGGAATTGCCTACAAGCTTTTTGTTGGAGGTATGCACTCTCCTTTTCGTTTCAGCCGTATGCTTTGTTACTCTTCAAGCCAAAATTaaggaaattattttttgatgttTAAGGCCCTTTGTTTCTATTGATGAATTCCATTGAATAGTTTCATAttgcttttcattttattcttgaTGTTAATGATCAGCTTCTTCACACTCTCGGCAATAGCAATTAGTTAGAATGTGTTCTCGAACTGAGCTTGCCCTAAGGTTAGGTGTTGTGTCTTGCATATCCTTTATGCAAATTATGGGAAAAATCAGATTTTCCTAatgattttttaagttattaattaGCCTGTGAAAAGTATGCATGTGGCTTCTGTTTCAAATTcagtttattattttgaatgctTGAAGTGATTTGTCCATTGAAAGGGGTTATTTACATCCATGGAGCTTGGTTGCTCGGTGTTTTTTCAGGGCTGTCCTTCTTCACCACAGAGAAAGCACTGTCAGAGGCATTTTCCAACTACGGGCAAGTTCTTGAAGGTATAAACGATGAAATGCACCAACGTTGATCCATTCTGTGTCATCTCGCTGTATGATTATTCTGGCCTTTGACAATGTTGCTGAGTTTCTGTTTTTGCAGCCAAAGTTGTAACAGATAGGGTGTCAGAAAGATCTAAGGGATTTGGGTTTGTCACCTTTGCTTCAGCAGACGAGGCTGAGAATGCCATTGCAGAGATGAAAGGAAAGGTAATGATCAAATTTGGGACTCTTGTGTTCTTTGTTGATTTGGAACTTAGAAGTAAGGATTGAGTGAAACTTTTTTGCAGACATTAAATGGACgtgttatttttgttgattatgCAAAACCCAATACCAACATTAATGGTGCGATGCCAATTGCTAGAGGACCACCTAAACCAACACCAGAAACttgatattatatattcttGATGGAGAGACCTGTTGAAAAATggtatcaatttttctttcatcagCTCTTGCAGCAGTGTATATAGAGCCCTTTTTTTACTACAAAGCACTGTTCAGCACAAGTGATAGGATTCTTCGATTGTAATAGTACAGGCTCTGAGGATTTTATATGGTTGTGAGCAGACAATAACGTAAACAGTCTCGGTGATTTTGTCCTTAGAGTTTAAGAATCAAATGTTATACTTCCtttaatagagaaaaatagtGTTTTTAAGATTAagatcttaattaaaaattattcgtTGAGCACATGAAAGAGCTCTCAAAGGGGTTAGATCAAAATTGAATTCAGCCTTAAGCATTGGCCTCATCAAGTTAAACTCGTGAGTGATAAGTTAGTtcaacataattaaaacaatgGGGTGGAGGAATTATACATGCTTTAGTTTCCATCTTTCTtcctcactctttttttttattagaattcaGAATATCTTAATTTGTGGCTctttagatatttaaaaatattttataaatattcacaGATGTCATGTATGTGTATATTAATATGATGATTTTTTGTTTCTCGTGATTATTCAAGtaatttgaaatttggttttatttttcatattaaaaatatatattaaagaaaaaaaaaaaccctaaaatgttgattttttttttaattgaatgagTTTGTTCACTTAATCCATTAACCTGTAGCTGTTAAACTTCCTAATTAGTGAATCGGATTATGTTGGTCTATCAAATAATAGCCAACTTATGATTGATTTGATAGCTCTAAGTGTATGTTTAGTAGAAgactattttttatcttttaactaatactattatatattaaactataatcTTTTTAGTaggttttgttttaaatttaataataattaagctAATTGAgcatgaatttgatttttactggttataacatatatttattgaaaagaaaagtaaggCTAATACGTAATTAACtctgaaaaaattaataaggaTATGGGTCCTGTTGATCAGTGTCACtggttaaaaataattaatgaacatttaactttataaaagttCATAATTTACTATaacactaaattaattttaatctcaataatcattaatttaattttgcttTACTTATAGAACAAAAATATCCACAAGTAATATATAGTTGTAActggtaattttattttatgcaaaaaataataataaaataatcctGTAactgataatttattttatgaaaaaaataaattaaaaaaagaattaaataataaaataatcttaatattGTTGTacaatttttcttatcttttaatcgtttgttattcattttaatattactaaaaattaaaatataattaaacataaacaaGCTTAAATTAAAGGAGATAACAAtaaacaaagattaaaaatataaataatcaaatatgtttaataaaatgttgaatatctaaaatttttacttaaaagcaattaaaatatattttgagacTTCACTGAATCAAGAATAGTCAATTATaccttaaataataattaaaaaacaattaattgttTGAGATTTCAACACAAAAGATGAAATAAATGATCATTAGTTATATCTTAAACAACGtcttcttaaataataattaaaacacaattaattgtttgagattttaacacaaatgatgaaataaatgatcattaattatatcttaaataatGACCTCGCCAGTATTTTTCTAAggatattaaatttataacaaaaaaaaaaagtaaagggTATAACAATCTCTTAAAGTTAATGACATatgaacataattttttttataataagcatatgcattaattattaagatcaaacctttcattttttttaatcgcACCTGTCAACTAAAAATCAAATACTTGCTCAATTTCTTCAAGTATTAACtatgaatttcaaataaaaCCAATAGAAATAAAGTTTTTGAATCAAATTTGTTCTATTATactataaacaaaatatattaatatacagGTGTTATTATATGAACTTTTGTAATGGTATGTAATACCAttattggaagaaaaaaaaatgttagatcgAACGTCACCATCAAAATTCCAAACCACCAAAAGACACTCCCAATTTTCTCACtcaccattttttttcatcttcttcttcagttCATTTCTTTGTTTGGGGAAAACAAGAGAGCGAGAGAAAGGTTGCAGATACATGCTCAAGCAGAGTTTGGTCAATGAAGATTCATTATTGTTAGAAGCTTGGGTTGAGATTCCGACATTGGAAGAAGTGGGGCACGGCTGATGGCGGTGATGCCTCTGTGGACCGCCGGAGTCGCCGTTGTTGGCTCTGGCCGGAGTAGGTGGCATGCGTGAGGAGAACAATACGCAATGCACCACCCCTGCTTTCTGCAGCCCCACGTTTGTTAAGTAGCacactgatttttattttcttttaattaatccTGAAAAGTATGGTAAGGCCGacgtaataattttattttttaaagtaagtttataagttaatcttaaaaaaaaatattcataaatattacaGGACACATGTCacactttattaatttatttaaatttatttttaaaaaaatatttaaaacaaatcaatcataatattataaaaaaattgttatttttttttaaaataaaaaatgaaaaatattgtggaaaggaaaaataaatactaaatatataaaataagtcaTCAAACTCAAGAACTTCCACAACAATTAAAATGTTTGTCAGAAAAATCgtaaaaaaacatcaaataaaagataaaactgCGCCGTCTGTGGGGATCGAACCCACGACCACGTGGTTAAAAGCCACGCGCTCTACCACTGAGCTAAGACGGCTTTCATGCTATTGCTTCAAGTTTACTAATATTGTTTAAGGGTTTATTATACAGTCCTATATTTGGTAGTTTCGTTGTCCTTTTTATTTCTATCGTCTTAGATTGAGTTTTTCCATATTTAGTTGAAAGGAgcaatttttttcaaagtatCTTATGAAATACGTCATCTTAGCAAAATAATAGGAGAAAAACTTGCAACACACTCACCTGCAAGCAAATTTTAGTGCCTACCTTATGATTTGTACGGTCGGCAATGCATAGAGTGGCAACACATGAAAGGGGCATAGCGTAGGCCACTCTTGCAACAGTGACAGCTACGATTTGGAACTTTCATGGAATTTGCTTGTCTTTATTACACTCAAATTTGCTACTCATGAATTCTAATCACAATCGTAGTTgggaatataaataatttattcactaaatatttatagataggGTGAActatatttaattgtattatattgtattaaaaataacCGATTCATTCTTATTGAAAGTACAGTATATTAtattatggttcagttttttaaaattaaatttataattgtttcagtccaattaattttaagaattgtATCtacttttaaatcttttttagtTCTCGTTCAACTATTTTGTCttgtaaaaaaacattatttaataataaaatattaataaaaaaaccgttcacataaaaaattaattattaattttttaagacaaaatttttttatcacaaatttttatatttttttatcaataaatatgtatttctttttaaataatattattttaagtagtaaaagtaaaatatatttttttaaaatttaattttattaaatgagtaaataatagaaatcataaaagaaaaaaagactatataaaaaaatactttaaatatattatatgtgtgtgccaatcaatttaagaaaattacttttgagttaacaataaatttaacaatGTTCGTTTTATGTCTATACTTGTTTTGCATAACGTAATTGATGTGccaaaacttgaaaaaaaatagagtatattataaaaaattatcatttaagtaacttattgtctttttttagaattaagaaaaaatttagtCATGAAATTTTGATCAACATCTATTTatggaattaaaaaataaaataatttccatacacatataataatgaaagaaatataaataaaacagaaaataataatatcaaataattaaatatttaatttgtaaaacatttatgaataaataaatattaaaataaatttcaattaaaaagaacatgtattgttatactattcaGTTTAAaactagtacaattcagtttaaaattagtaattcAGTTCACTTTATATTGTAATTCGGAACAATTTAGTATagcagtttgataaaacaaaaaataattcagttcagtttgtctgaattGTTTTACAGTTAAGTTCATTTTggacaaattaatttttaattcagtaTAGATTTTAACAATTCAATTCTATTTGTCCTACATGCTTTAGGCGTAATTATTAGTcgtaaataattacaaatattttatatcttcttTATCTATCCTATTCTATAtcattgaaaaaaacaaaagagacaCAATAATTCTTCATTAAAATACTGGTGGTTGGACTTAAATTTCTTATCTAGCTTGTATTTGGAATGTTAAGAATTAGTTCGGATATAGGCACTATCTCATCTAAAAGTTTCGTTCcgttacttattttatttattgagtattctgaaaaaatatttatgtttttcttatatttgtagATATTATGAATATTCAcggatatttttataataatttttagcaaataattattaataaaattcgtATTTATTATAGTATTCGATATTCGATACtgaattgttattatttttcatccTATTTATTGTTGAACACCattaacaagaaataaaattgaagtgTTGAATGAAAAGACTGAGCATAACGTGATATGAGTTATTAATTAGTGCCACTTTTCCACAGCTAATATTGGTCAATTAGTAGTTGatggttgaaaaagaaatagaaattgTCGAATTAAATTTAGACATGTGTCTAGtggaatttatttgttttttgtttcgATTTTGATAACATTGTCCTATAGTAAACAAAAAAGGGTGGAGGGGACTACCTTGTTCCACAGACACCCATCTTATTGTTGGttggatttcttttctttcaatcgAATTCTCTGTGCTTTTCATAAACATCACTGTCTTCCATTATTATATCATTTCTCATTTTTCAAGAGAAAATCCAATTTAAGGATTTCTTAAGACCAAACGTAACATTATGATTATGCTAATACAGTTCAATGTGGAATTACACAATACCTGTACACATTTTGAGTATTTGTATATTGCTTGTGTCACAAAAACTATGGTCAAAACTAGAATCAATTTTCTCTGTTGGGATTATACTCATTTAATGAACTAGTACTTAGTATGTTAATAACACGTTTCTAACGGTAAAATCTCCCATTCAACTTTTTAAgctgttcatatatatatatatatatatatttaatgtcaACATGAGTGTATTGAATTTAGAGCCgttaaaatgggtcacaatccgcGAGCTAATCCaactcaccacgggttcggatcgggttgggtttgaaaaaatttaatttttttttagtgttgattCCTACACCTCCACTTTTTGGAGCTTTacctccccatttttttttaaattttcattaattacaaaactaactttttttattttttatttttacttttttaaccctctTAAAAAATAACCCTACTTTActttctacttttgaaaacaACTTCACTCCCCTTCCACTTTGCATTAAGCAAGATTCTCTCGCCTCGCTccttttttggtttttcattttcttcttctcacgaTTCAAGGTTCCAGTAACCCAAATTTTGAGGCTCTCGTGGCCTTCAAAACCGCTTCAGACACTTCCCAGAAGCTCACAACATGGAACACCAGCACCACCAGCCCCTGTTCCTGGAGCGGCGTGTCGTGCATTGGCGACTGTGTCTCGCGACACGTTCTCGAAAACCTCGACCTCCAAGGCTCCATTCATCCCTTGACTTCTCTAACTCAGCTCCGAGTACGTTCCCCCCTTTCATTTGCCAAAAGTTTCAACTTTTCCAGTCATTTCCGACGGTTGTGTGCGGCGcaaaaagttttcaacttttccaGTCATCTCCGGCGGTTTTGTGCGGCGGTTCGGTGATTGTGTGCGGCAGTGCGGCACGGTGGTCGTGGCTCTGTAGTGCGGTGTGGGTGTGTGTGGCACGGTGGTCATGGCTCTGTGGGTGTGTGCGACCTTGCAGTGGCGGCGGTGCTGCGTGGTGTGTGCGGCGGTGCGACTTGAGCGTGCGGTGGTGCGGTGCGGTGGTGCGGCGCGGTGGTGCGACGATTTGTTTGGTTTCTGCTTAGTTTTCGTTTCGCATCATTGTGTTGATTTTTTGGTTTGCAAAAATGTAtgtgatttagggtttaagatcaaattgattttttgcTCTGAGCGATTTGTGTCGTGCTTAGGAGGAAGAAGACAGACCttaacggatgttgacatccgatGACGAATAATCAGATCCGTTTAAGGGTTTAGGATAAACATATCTTTAAGAGGAGAAGAATTCTGTCAACAATTCTCACagtgaaatgaaagaaaattttgacaGTGAAAAAAAAGAGCACACAAAAAATTCGAAAAACCAAATGAATGAAACAGAGAGAGAGCAGGACgttggaagaaaaaaagttaaaagttaggtttatattagaattaaaattaatctattagATTTTACTAAAAGgtataataggaatataaataataaataaaaatataaataaaaaaaaaagaaagataaaagtgGGATGAGGAGGTGG
The sequence above is drawn from the Vigna radiata var. radiata cultivar VC1973A chromosome 3, Vradiata_ver6, whole genome shotgun sequence genome and encodes:
- the LOC106756939 gene encoding small RNA-binding protein 11, chloroplastic; this encodes MCVEPVYSANVPCIINSSFPLFSVCNIELNSMAAVRKIIQANKNKNLSPSLFSFRRGIAYKLFVGGLSFFTTEKALSEAFSNYGQVLEAKVVTDRVSERSKGFGFVTFASADEAENAIAEMKGKTLNGRVIFVDYAKPNTNINGAMPIARGPPKPTPET